A genomic stretch from Halococcus agarilyticus includes:
- a CDS encoding HAMP domain-containing histidine kinase yields MPGLGLTIVDTLVEAHGWEIALDGDGAEARFEVVFGPSDPLPVRRPSE; encoded by the coding sequence GTGCCGGGGCTCGGCCTCACGATCGTCGACACGCTCGTCGAAGCCCACGGCTGGGAAATCGCGCTCGACGGCGACGGGGCGGAGGCGCGCTTCGAGGTCGTCTTCGGGCCGAGCGACCCGCTGCCGGTTCGGCGGCCGAGCGAATGA